A single region of the Gracilibacillus caseinilyticus genome encodes:
- a CDS encoding class II fructose-bisphosphate aldolase, which produces MLKSLDQLFEKYEGKRAIGSFNVHCLEMLPAMLEGAKELNAPIIIQTSPGTAEYIGFDLLVSSMETLSDRLEVDVCLHMDHCKSIEVLKKAIDAGYTSVMYDGSSLDLEENINNTKIITDYARSKNVSVEGEVGTIGGAEDGLVVAEEDAIYTHPEDAYQFVRETGVDAIAVAIGTTHGQYKSKAKLNFELLAELSTNMKDVGLVLHGGTGVSDEDMRKCVSQGMKKVNVGTELNKSYIEEVNKTFSQATPLTSLRKLLLPANNRIKDIVMEKSKLFQLM; this is translated from the coding sequence ATGTTAAAAAGTTTGGATCAATTATTTGAAAAATACGAAGGTAAACGAGCAATAGGCTCCTTTAATGTTCATTGTCTGGAAATGCTGCCAGCCATGTTAGAAGGTGCAAAGGAACTAAATGCACCGATTATTATTCAGACATCACCTGGAACTGCTGAATATATTGGATTTGATTTATTAGTATCAAGTATGGAGACTTTATCCGACAGGTTGGAGGTAGATGTCTGCCTGCACATGGATCATTGTAAGTCTATCGAGGTTCTAAAAAAAGCGATCGATGCAGGATATACATCGGTGATGTATGATGGTTCCAGTTTAGACCTTGAGGAGAATATTAACAACACAAAAATAATAACCGATTATGCCAGATCTAAAAATGTTTCAGTCGAAGGTGAAGTGGGAACCATAGGTGGGGCAGAAGATGGTTTGGTGGTAGCAGAAGAAGACGCTATCTATACCCACCCTGAGGATGCGTATCAATTCGTAAGAGAGACCGGTGTGGATGCCATCGCGGTGGCGATAGGAACAACGCATGGTCAGTATAAATCAAAGGCAAAATTAAATTTTGAATTACTAGCAGAGCTTTCCACTAATATGAAAGATGTTGGGTTAGTACTTCATGGAGGAACAGGTGTATCGGATGAAGACATGAGAAAATGTGTGTCTCAAGGAATGAAAAAAGTAAATGTTGGAACAGAATTGAACAAATCTTATATTGAAGAAGTTAATAAAACATTCTCTCAGGCAACGCCATTGACTTCTTTGCGAAAACTTCTATTACCTGCCAATAATAGAATAAAAGATATTGTGATGGAGAAATCAAAACTGTTCCAACTGATGTAA
- a CDS encoding VWA domain-containing protein, which produces MRKLLVMGLLLCTLLVACSEQPNNENESDESMEAGTVITPSDEGDHQESEKTENTEEEKSQPTNDENATQQFETDPLPKTVEELTAIEQGKFAREIFTRKDGAEREGAELLNFLGDDLPELSDNPSEAELHYFYRETLKLVQDDYVGEEEILKELKFQLLGSPEIEDPRYQFKEQLNIAILLDASGSMAQQIDGKSKMAAAKESITTFMEELPEETNVALRVYGHKGTGADSDKELSCSSSEIIYGYSPYEEAAFSDALNSVQPAGWTPNGLALSKAQEDLAEFKGEENTNIVYLVSDGIETCETEPVKVAKQFYDSNIQPIINVIGFDVDSEGQNHLKEIANAAEGLYQTVQDENELANEFDKIREMAEAWEKWKVQGEQAIDLKESQNNVDIFVYTTTNLERLSEEDASIDYIIEALESTGKISKETYLQLDALNSEYHNDMNAEVEKLEDKLDDWNENSYKEALQKLEDKYQENQTN; this is translated from the coding sequence TTGAGGAAATTATTAGTCATGGGTTTACTGCTTTGTACTCTTTTAGTAGCATGTTCAGAGCAACCAAATAACGAGAATGAATCAGATGAATCGATGGAGGCAGGAACTGTTATAACACCAAGTGATGAAGGAGACCATCAGGAATCGGAGAAAACAGAAAATACAGAAGAGGAAAAAAGCCAACCAACAAATGACGAGAATGCTACGCAACAGTTTGAAACAGATCCATTGCCCAAAACGGTAGAAGAACTAACAGCTATAGAGCAAGGGAAATTTGCGAGAGAAATATTTACTAGAAAAGATGGGGCAGAACGTGAAGGTGCTGAATTACTTAATTTCCTTGGAGATGACTTGCCTGAATTAAGTGATAACCCCAGCGAAGCAGAGCTCCATTATTTTTATCGAGAAACTTTAAAATTGGTTCAGGATGATTATGTAGGTGAAGAAGAAATCTTGAAAGAATTAAAGTTTCAGTTATTAGGCTCTCCTGAAATAGAGGATCCTAGATACCAATTTAAGGAACAATTAAACATAGCAATTCTATTAGATGCATCTGGTAGTATGGCGCAACAAATAGATGGTAAATCCAAAATGGCTGCTGCAAAAGAGTCAATTACTACCTTTATGGAAGAATTACCAGAAGAAACCAATGTTGCACTAAGGGTCTATGGTCATAAAGGTACAGGGGCAGACAGTGATAAAGAATTATCCTGTAGCAGTTCTGAGATAATTTACGGATATAGTCCCTATGAAGAAGCAGCGTTTTCTGATGCTTTGAATTCCGTTCAACCAGCAGGCTGGACTCCGAATGGATTAGCTTTATCAAAAGCACAAGAAGATTTGGCTGAATTTAAAGGGGAGGAAAACACAAATATTGTTTACTTGGTGAGTGATGGTATAGAAACGTGTGAAACAGAGCCTGTGAAGGTAGCTAAACAATTTTATGATTCCAATATTCAGCCTATCATCAATGTGATTGGTTTTGATGTAGATAGTGAGGGACAGAATCATCTAAAAGAGATTGCAAATGCCGCAGAAGGACTTTATCAAACGGTGCAAGATGAAAATGAACTGGCAAATGAGTTTGATAAAATCAGAGAGATGGCAGAAGCTTGGGAAAAATGGAAGGTACAAGGGGAACAAGCAATTGATTTGAAAGAATCGCAAAATAATGTCGATATTTTTGTTTATACAACTACTAACCTAGAACGTCTTTCTGAAGAAGATGCATCTATAGACTATATTATTGAAGCATTAGAATCAACCGGGAAAATCAGCAAGGAAACATACTTACAATTAGATGCGTTAAATTCTGAATACCATAATGATATGAATGCTGAAGTTGAAAAGCTTGAGGATAAGCTTGATGATTGGAACGAAAACTCTTATAAAGAAGCCTTACAAAAGCTAGAAGACAAATACCAAGAAAACCAAACAAATTAA
- a CDS encoding pilus assembly protein TadG-related protein translates to MREQFTNERGNAALYLVWLLSIIAIIFLIVINISNVFVTGAQSSNAAEQAAIAGTSVVVNETKEAIRQYDNDPLSITERLHHDMKTMTEVIEDKQHDYQAGGDSADQAYIKALNQVLPSELQAHPLLKSTIQDHFSSIGLTNKINAAARSIIEENHGNGADTIVSFSYDWQIEVKSTVDFNSISDNKYIPEFTEKMDGEGFGPALEYLSSIDY, encoded by the coding sequence ATGAGAGAGCAATTTACTAATGAACGAGGCAATGCAGCATTATACTTGGTATGGTTGTTAAGTATCATTGCAATTATATTTTTAATTGTCATTAATATATCGAATGTTTTTGTCACCGGCGCCCAGTCTTCCAATGCAGCAGAACAAGCCGCCATTGCAGGTACATCCGTCGTCGTTAATGAGACCAAAGAAGCGATAAGGCAATATGACAATGATCCTTTGTCAATTACAGAAAGACTACACCATGACATGAAGACAATGACAGAAGTAATTGAAGATAAGCAACATGATTATCAGGCAGGCGGCGATTCGGCAGATCAAGCTTATATTAAAGCCCTGAATCAAGTGTTACCAAGCGAACTTCAAGCACACCCATTATTAAAGTCAACGATTCAGGATCATTTTAGTAGCATAGGTTTAACGAATAAAATTAATGCGGCAGCTAGATCTATTATCGAAGAAAATCACGGGAATGGAGCAGATACGATCGTGAGTTTTTCCTATGACTGGCAAATCGAGGTGAAATCCACTGTCGATTTTAATAGTATATCAGATAATAAGTATATCCCTGAGTTTACAGAAAAAATGGATGGAGAAGGCTTTGGACCAGCGCTTGAATATTTGAGCTCTATTGATTATTAA
- a CDS encoding type II secretion system F family protein: MIATIMTILATLCFILFLAYWLDYRRAKRNWRKSTEDFYKPDQERKSFIVLIGDRYDHSETAQPMFEKLKQANIPFTPSEFIAAQFVAFMGIILLLVNMFNLKLLISAFLALLLLEGGKRIMFAVRKNKMHERLVDQLPEICRILANSTRSGMTLNQGIQMVAQEIAAPAKTEFKQLAHELSLGIPFDIAIKKMESRIDNKEFKLFVATVLIQKKAGGNISSILDEMSQTLEDRKLLKQEIKTMTAEQRYVAILVPIIPIFLVLMMNNIIDGFLDPLFTGIGLLLLLFFILGTGLTFWLVRKVTNIRV, encoded by the coding sequence ATGATTGCGACGATTATGACGATCTTGGCGACACTTTGCTTTATCCTCTTTCTGGCCTACTGGTTAGATTACCGTAGAGCTAAGCGTAATTGGCGTAAGAGTACAGAAGACTTCTATAAACCGGATCAGGAACGAAAAAGCTTTATTGTTTTAATAGGCGATCGCTATGACCACTCTGAAACGGCACAACCGATGTTTGAAAAGCTAAAGCAAGCCAACATTCCGTTCACTCCTTCAGAATTTATTGCAGCACAGTTTGTAGCATTCATGGGTATTATTTTATTGCTGGTCAATATGTTTAATCTGAAATTATTGATAAGTGCGTTTCTTGCATTGCTTTTACTTGAAGGTGGGAAGCGGATTATGTTTGCTGTTCGTAAGAATAAGATGCATGAAAGGTTAGTCGATCAGCTTCCTGAAATATGCAGGATTTTAGCGAATTCTACTCGGTCAGGTATGACTTTAAATCAAGGGATTCAGATGGTTGCACAGGAAATCGCTGCACCTGCCAAGACAGAGTTTAAACAATTAGCACACGAATTATCATTAGGGATTCCTTTTGACATAGCCATTAAGAAGATGGAATCACGTATTGATAACAAGGAGTTCAAACTATTTGTTGCCACCGTGTTAATTCAAAAGAAGGCCGGTGGGAATATTTCATCTATTCTGGATGAAATGAGCCAGACATTAGAAGATCGCAAACTATTAAAGCAGGAAATCAAGACGATGACAGCGGAGCAGCGTTATGTAGCGATTCTGGTTCCGATTATACCGATATTCCTTGTTTTAATGATGAATAATATTATTGATGGTTTTTTGGATCCTTTATTCACAGGGATCGGGTTACTGTTACTGTTGTTTTTTATTCTTGGAACCGGCCTGACGTTCTGGTTAGTGCGTAAGGTTACCAATATAAGGGTGTGA
- a CDS encoding AAA family ATPase, with the protein MMSEPFDILIVSEEDSITTQVLNAIDRDENNVTVIGSNDVSREINRQTRDFVIFIQANTDYVVEQVQYVKSIHSPTYIIFLATDSDIGLLRNIMRAGAEEFFILPDELSLFFSRFPTMQKNYKLRMETDKDNAVVFGRGRGQIHAFYSGKGGTGKTVISSTYAQTIKLESAAEVILIDLNVQFGGIETIMSLETNRSLIDLQPVINELNESHIRNVSQTEQHSKLEVLISPTDAGVAETIDGEFISRLLRACRRSFDFCIIDLPSFVNENTVTAIEEADKIYYVLQPDTPSLKVLKHFEEISERLGIDLKTSMQIILNNMSKEMELKEKDVKDLVRYPIAATVRRDYKKLQTFINKGDPIRKAQKEKLIPFSKDIRKFAKSVLS; encoded by the coding sequence ATGATGAGTGAACCATTTGATATTTTAATAGTTAGTGAAGAAGACTCGATTACGACGCAAGTACTAAATGCCATTGATCGAGATGAGAATAACGTAACCGTAATCGGATCGAATGACGTATCGCGTGAAATTAATCGTCAAACAAGAGACTTTGTGATTTTTATCCAGGCCAATACCGATTATGTGGTGGAACAGGTTCAGTATGTGAAATCGATACACTCCCCTACATATATCATATTTCTCGCAACGGATTCTGATATCGGTTTACTACGTAATATTATGCGAGCAGGTGCAGAGGAATTCTTTATCCTGCCTGATGAGCTGAGTTTATTCTTTAGTCGTTTCCCTACTATGCAAAAAAATTATAAATTACGTATGGAAACGGATAAAGATAATGCAGTCGTATTTGGACGGGGAAGAGGTCAAATACATGCATTTTACAGTGGGAAAGGTGGTACGGGTAAAACCGTTATCTCTTCTACATATGCTCAGACGATCAAATTGGAATCAGCAGCAGAAGTGATATTAATTGATTTAAATGTTCAATTCGGTGGGATCGAAACGATCATGTCACTGGAGACGAATCGTTCCCTCATTGATCTGCAGCCTGTTATAAATGAACTAAATGAAAGTCACATTCGTAACGTCTCGCAAACAGAGCAGCATTCGAAATTGGAAGTATTAATAAGTCCGACCGATGCTGGTGTCGCGGAAACGATAGATGGTGAGTTTATTAGCCGTTTACTACGTGCCTGCAGACGTTCGTTTGACTTTTGTATCATTGATTTACCATCGTTTGTCAATGAGAACACCGTAACAGCTATTGAAGAAGCAGACAAAATTTATTATGTCTTACAACCCGATACCCCTTCTTTGAAAGTATTAAAACATTTTGAAGAAATAAGTGAACGATTAGGTATTGATTTGAAAACCAGTATGCAAATCATCCTTAATAACATGTCGAAGGAAATGGAATTAAAAGAAAAAGATGTGAAGGATTTAGTGCGATATCCCATTGCAGCCACGGTAAGAAGGGATTATAAGAAGCTGCAGACCTTTATTAATAAGGGAGATCCCATAAGAAAGGCCCAAAAGGAAAAGCTGATTCCTTTTTCAAAAGATATACGCAAATTTGCGAAGTCGGTATTGAGTTAG
- a CDS encoding vWA domain-containing protein has translation MGRRQYTWRCIALFGWILFLLLLLAACSGETKEEESLEAGKVITPSEEEEPPEEQPEPTDEKEESVSETNYSEEFDTDPLPTTVEELAALEKGKYARKIFNNKDGAEREGSELLDHLGEDMPEISNNPSEAELDYFFRETLKLVQDDYSGEEEILKALKFQLLGSPEVEDPRYQFKEHLNIAVLLDASGSMAQEINGKTKMEAAKETITAFLEELPEETNVALRVYGQEGTSADSDKELSCSSSEIIYGYSPYEEATFSEALNSVQPAGWTPNGLALSKAQEDLAEFKGEENTNIVYLVSDGIETCDTKPVEVAKQFYDSNIQPIINVIGFDVDSEGQNHLKEIANAAEGLYQTVQDEDELANELNKINEMAEAWNEWKEKGEQAFDLKETQNSIDIFVYTTQNLAKLSEEKESVEYILEALLATDKVSDDIFYQLKEINSNYHTEMRTLVEQQKDRLEEWNENSYKEALQMLEDKYQENKE, from the coding sequence ATGGGAAGAAGACAATACACTTGGCGTTGTATAGCGTTATTTGGCTGGATTCTGTTTCTTCTTCTTTTATTAGCAGCATGTTCTGGAGAAACAAAAGAAGAAGAATCTCTGGAAGCGGGAAAGGTGATCACACCTAGTGAGGAAGAAGAGCCACCAGAAGAACAACCAGAACCGACAGATGAAAAAGAGGAAAGCGTAAGCGAAACAAACTATTCTGAAGAGTTCGACACGGATCCGTTACCAACAACAGTGGAAGAATTAGCAGCATTGGAAAAAGGGAAATATGCACGGAAAATATTTAATAATAAAGATGGTGCAGAACGAGAGGGATCTGAATTATTAGACCACCTCGGTGAAGATATGCCGGAAATTAGTAATAATCCTAGTGAAGCAGAGCTTGATTATTTTTTTAGAGAAACCTTGAAACTGGTGCAAGATGATTATTCTGGAGAAGAGGAAATCCTTAAAGCGTTAAAGTTTCAATTATTAGGAAGTCCTGAAGTAGAGGATCCTAGATATCAATTCAAGGAACATTTGAACATCGCAGTATTACTTGACGCATCAGGCAGTATGGCACAAGAAATCAATGGCAAAACCAAAATGGAAGCAGCTAAAGAAACCATTACAGCCTTTTTAGAAGAATTACCGGAAGAAACCAATGTTGCCCTTCGTGTCTATGGTCAGGAAGGAACAAGTGCTGATTCAGATAAAGAACTATCCTGCAGTAGCTCAGAGATCATTTATGGATACAGTCCCTATGAGGAAGCAACATTCTCAGAGGCTTTGAATTCCGTTCAACCAGCAGGCTGGACACCTAATGGATTAGCTTTATCCAAAGCCCAAGAAGATTTAGCTGAATTTAAAGGGGAGGAAAATACAAATATTGTATATCTTGTGAGTGACGGTATTGAGACATGTGATACAAAACCAGTGGAGGTAGCGAAACAATTTTATGACTCCAATATACAGCCCATTATCAATGTGATTGGTTTTGATGTCGATAGTGAAGGTCAGAATCATTTGAAAGAAATTGCGAATGCGGCTGAAGGTCTTTATCAAACAGTGCAGGATGAAGATGAATTAGCGAATGAATTAAATAAAATTAATGAGATGGCAGAAGCGTGGAATGAGTGGAAAGAAAAAGGAGAGCAGGCATTTGATTTAAAAGAAACGCAAAATAGTATAGATATTTTTGTTTATACAACACAAAATCTAGCTAAATTATCTGAGGAGAAAGAATCAGTAGAATATATTTTAGAAGCATTGCTTGCAACTGATAAAGTTTCAGACGATATATTCTATCAACTTAAAGAAATAAATTCTAACTATCATACAGAAATGAGAACTCTAGTTGAGCAGCAAAAGGATAGATTAGAAGAATGGAACGAAAACTCTTATAAAGAAGCCTTACAAATGCTAGAAGACAAATACCAAGAAAACAAAGAGTAA
- the cpaB gene encoding Flp pilus assembly protein CpaB — translation MIDSKKRAGIFFILAFILALIAGYLVYEKVKELNAELGGMTEIYVAKGEIPSRTLLRENQLTVMEIPNKFVTESHITDVSEIENRVSVVPLSEGDVITSNMIKPVSNLKDEDHRLVSIHRQENIQFDQVIEALDRVDIIVSSEEETTTFLTDVPVVYAQGTNENFSGIAVELSKEEAERLIHEQNYAEYIRILKANVGKGDAMMTEEEAASEKSEEASEEEE, via the coding sequence ATGATAGATTCAAAGAAAAGAGCCGGAATATTTTTTATTTTAGCATTTATTTTAGCATTGATTGCAGGATACCTAGTTTACGAGAAAGTGAAAGAATTAAATGCAGAATTAGGAGGAATGACTGAGATATACGTTGCAAAAGGAGAGATTCCTTCACGTACGCTGTTACGGGAGAATCAATTAACGGTAATGGAGATTCCGAACAAATTTGTTACAGAGTCACACATAACAGATGTATCGGAAATTGAAAATCGTGTCTCCGTTGTTCCCTTAAGTGAAGGGGACGTTATTACGTCCAATATGATAAAACCGGTTTCCAACTTAAAAGATGAGGATCATCGATTAGTATCCATTCATCGACAGGAAAATATTCAGTTTGATCAAGTGATTGAGGCGTTGGACCGTGTTGATATCATCGTTTCATCCGAGGAAGAAACAACTACTTTTCTTACAGATGTACCGGTAGTCTATGCACAAGGAACGAATGAAAATTTTTCAGGTATTGCCGTAGAACTATCGAAAGAAGAGGCGGAAAGATTAATTCATGAACAAAATTATGCCGAATACATTCGTATATTGAAGGCTAATGTTGGAAAAGGTGACGCAATGATGACAGAAGAAGAAGCTGCCAGTGAGAAATCAGAAGAGGCTTCAGAAGAGGAAGAATAA
- a CDS encoding type II secretion system F family protein, with amino-acid sequence MDGLIVLFLLLTLFFTGLALRYTYVYVVYKSELKKQAKEDHYIEDIFEKKQTRKEKVLSKVFHYADDFSTIGQRINFYSEDHDVEKWLTEAGHPYRLTTARLQGLKIFFMIVGLIIGGISMILRLPFSELTVIIYPIVGYLAVVFWIKSKAKKRQEELTYQLPDFLDTMSVTLKAGVSLDQALRDIVPYFEGPVQEEFGRFIQEIQVGVPRSSAYEMLLKRNTSKEFQLLIKALIQGEKLGIPISKTFHQQSLEMRKIKKELIKEQAAKASPKVTLITTFVVLPSALVLIGGLMVMNMFSQNSNIFELFQ; translated from the coding sequence ATGGATGGATTAATTGTATTATTTTTATTACTCACTCTCTTTTTCACAGGATTAGCTCTTCGATATACCTATGTATATGTTGTGTACAAGAGCGAATTGAAGAAACAAGCGAAAGAGGATCATTATATAGAGGATATCTTCGAGAAGAAGCAAACACGTAAAGAAAAGGTGTTATCGAAAGTATTCCACTATGCAGATGATTTTTCAACAATCGGTCAACGAATCAATTTTTATAGTGAAGATCACGATGTAGAGAAATGGTTAACAGAGGCAGGTCATCCTTACCGTCTGACAACGGCGAGGTTACAGGGGCTGAAAATATTCTTTATGATCGTCGGTTTGATTATTGGCGGTATTTCCATGATACTCAGACTTCCTTTCAGTGAGCTTACTGTCATTATCTATCCGATTGTTGGCTATCTGGCTGTTGTTTTTTGGATCAAATCCAAAGCAAAAAAGCGTCAGGAAGAATTGACTTATCAATTGCCGGATTTCCTCGATACGATGAGTGTGACGTTAAAAGCAGGTGTCAGCTTAGATCAGGCATTACGAGATATCGTCCCTTATTTTGAAGGTCCTGTTCAAGAAGAGTTTGGTCGCTTTATCCAGGAAATCCAGGTTGGGGTACCAAGATCTTCTGCGTATGAAATGCTGCTGAAGAGAAATACGAGTAAAGAATTTCAGCTTTTGATTAAGGCCCTTATTCAAGGGGAAAAACTGGGGATTCCCATTTCAAAAACGTTCCACCAGCAATCATTAGAAATGCGCAAAATTAAGAAAGAACTAATTAAAGAACAAGCAGCAAAGGCATCTCCAAAGGTTACCTTGATCACGACTTTCGTAGTATTGCCCTCTGCATTAGTGTTAATTGGTGGCTTGATGGTAATGAATATGTTCAGTCAGAACAGTAATATATTTGAATTGTTTCAATAG
- a CDS encoding CpaF family protein translates to MASLFDRRVNQASKANAVSNEHNQYIEGLVEHYKSRLLRDTNLEALTSLSQGEMRLKIEQLVSQFMSEEKVIIPRQEKDLLISRILDESVGFGPLEPLISDESITEILINGHDEVYIERFGKLELSSISFRDDDHVRHVVDRIVAPIGRRIDESSPMVDARLPDGSRVNAVIPPVSLNGTLVSIRKFRKDPFQMDDMLQFQTLDEKMATFLQAVTKSKLNTLISGGTGSGKTTLLNVLAADIPHGERVITIEDSAELRLDRPNVIGMEARSENVEGQGEITIRQLVRNALRMRPDRIIVGEVRSGEAFDMLQAMNTGHEGSITTVHANSTDDALRRVEAMVVMAGLELPARIIREYIVGALDIIIQVTRLTDGTRKIVAISEVVQDDDGEHQIKEIFKFKRTNMTDKGDVEGYYTPTGYVPRCLNRLNTFGHHISDSLFIPAEEEVHL, encoded by the coding sequence GTGGCTTCATTATTTGACCGGCGCGTTAATCAGGCATCAAAGGCAAATGCAGTAAGTAACGAACATAATCAGTATATCGAAGGGTTAGTAGAGCATTACAAAAGTCGGTTGTTGCGTGATACAAATCTGGAAGCATTGACCAGCTTGAGTCAAGGTGAGATGAGACTAAAGATCGAGCAATTAGTCTCACAGTTTATGTCAGAAGAAAAAGTAATCATCCCAAGACAGGAGAAAGATTTATTAATCAGTCGAATCCTGGATGAATCGGTTGGTTTTGGACCATTAGAGCCACTCATTTCTGATGAATCGATTACAGAAATATTGATTAATGGCCATGATGAAGTGTATATCGAGCGCTTTGGGAAGCTGGAGCTTAGCAGTATTTCTTTTCGTGATGATGATCATGTAAGACATGTGGTCGACCGAATTGTGGCACCTATTGGCCGGAGAATTGATGAGAGTTCGCCAATGGTTGATGCCAGATTGCCAGATGGAAGCCGTGTGAATGCGGTAATCCCGCCTGTCAGTCTCAATGGTACGCTTGTATCGATCCGTAAGTTCCGCAAAGACCCATTTCAAATGGATGATATGCTGCAATTCCAGACGTTAGATGAAAAAATGGCAACCTTTTTACAGGCTGTGACCAAATCGAAATTAAATACTTTAATATCCGGAGGTACAGGTTCCGGTAAAACCACATTACTGAATGTGTTAGCTGCAGACATCCCTCATGGTGAACGAGTCATCACGATTGAAGATTCAGCAGAGCTTCGGTTAGACCGTCCCAATGTGATTGGCATGGAAGCAAGATCGGAAAACGTAGAAGGACAAGGTGAAATAACGATTCGACAGCTTGTCCGAAATGCGTTGCGGATGCGTCCTGATAGAATCATAGTTGGTGAGGTTCGTAGTGGGGAAGCATTTGATATGCTGCAAGCGATGAATACAGGTCACGAAGGCTCGATTACAACGGTACACGCTAACTCCACGGATGATGCATTAAGACGTGTGGAAGCGATGGTTGTCATGGCAGGCCTGGAACTGCCAGCAAGAATTATACGTGAATATATCGTAGGGGCCCTTGATATCATTATTCAAGTGACACGTCTTACAGATGGTACAAGAAAAATTGTAGCTATTTCAGAAGTAGTGCAAGATGATGATGGTGAACATCAGATCAAGGAAATATTTAAATTTAAGCGGACGAATATGACAGACAAAGGCGATGTCGAAGGGTATTATACGCCAACCGGCTATGTGCCTAGATGTTTAAACAGATTGAACACCTTTGGTCATCATATCTCTGACTCCCTCTTTATACCAGCAGAAGAGGAGGTGCATTTATGA
- a CDS encoding pilus assembly protein yields MKKQLKNEKGALSIEFLGILPFFFMFFLLLWQVVASGYALHTVKMASNAGAKTYAATTDIDEAKDTITEAIGSSSVIDYQSMNVVPLNNGKFELNLEVSHSLIFVPDEWKPSTSITLDEKVVSQVLVE; encoded by the coding sequence ATGAAAAAACAGCTTAAAAATGAAAAAGGTGCGCTAAGCATTGAATTTTTAGGTATTTTGCCATTCTTCTTTATGTTCTTCCTCTTATTATGGCAGGTAGTCGCTTCCGGATATGCCTTACATACAGTGAAAATGGCTTCCAATGCAGGCGCGAAAACCTATGCAGCAACGACGGATATTGATGAAGCAAAAGATACCATTACAGAAGCGATCGGAAGTTCCTCGGTTATCGATTATCAGAGTATGAATGTGGTGCCGCTTAATAACGGTAAGTTTGAACTGAATCTGGAGGTAAGTCATTCATTAATTTTTGTTCCGGATGAGTGGAAACCGAGTACTTCGATTACTTTAGATGAGAAAGTAGTGAGTCAGGTGTTAGTAGAATGA